In the Deinococcus sp. KNUC1210 genome, TCCGGCGCTGATCGACCAGAGGGCCGCACAGCTGGCTCAGGCGGTGCGCGGGGAGGCTGAACATCCGGGCGCATTTCTGGAACTGACCGAGGTCTTCGGTGATCTGGGCCGAAACGAGCGCTTCCGGGCGGCCTATCTGGCAGCGCGTGAGGAACTTCGTCGTCAGGGACCGCTGGGCGCGTTGCAGTCGCTGAACGAGCAGCAGACGCCCGCCCCGGTGCCTCACCACCACTGATCCACAGCGCCGTGTTGACTCTCTCCGTGTTTCCCTGATTTCAGCCTTTTCCTCTTCCGTTCTCGCTTTCCTCTAGAGAACGAGAACCCCCAAGACCACTGCGCCCGCTGCTTCCGGCGCACAATCCAACTGTCGTTCATCCCGCTGGCCGTCGCCGTCTCCGAACATCCCCACCAGGTCAGGCTCACATCCGTTCTCAATTCCAAGGAATTCAACCATGACCCAGACACCGCAGACGCAGAATATTCTCGATTCCTTCAAGCTGGACGGCAAAACAGCCGTGGTCACAGGTGCGGCTCAGGGCATCGGCTTCGAGATTGCACGTGGACTGGCAGAGGCGGGCGCAAACGTCGTCATTGCCGACATGAACCCGGCAGTGGGCGAAGCGGCCGCAGCCAGCATCGGCGGCAGCTTCGAGACGCTGAACGTGACCGATTCGGCGGCGGTTCGCACGCTGGCTCAGAAGCTCGGTGCTGTCGATATTCTGGTCAATAACGCGGGCATCGTTCGCAACGGTCCCGCCGAAACCACCTCCGACGAGGACTGGAAAGCCGTGCTGGGCGTGAACCTCGACGGAGTGTTCTGGTGCTGCCGCGAGTTCGGAAAACTCATGCTGGAAGCGGGGAAGGGTAGCATCGTCAGTACCGCCAGCATGAGCGGCCTGATATCCAATCACCCGCAGGCGCAGGCGTCGTACAACGCCAGCAAGGCGGCGGTGATTCATCTGACGCGCAG is a window encoding:
- a CDS encoding SDR family NAD(P)-dependent oxidoreductase, whose translation is MTQTPQTQNILDSFKLDGKTAVVTGAAQGIGFEIARGLAEAGANVVIADMNPAVGEAAAASIGGSFETLNVTDSAAVRTLAQKLGAVDILVNNAGIVRNGPAETTSDEDWKAVLGVNLDGVFWCCREFGKLMLEAGKGSIVSTASMSGLISNHPQAQASYNASKAAVIHLTRSLAGEWAGRGVRVNAIAPGYTATPLTKMGMSNEDWSRVWLSETPMGRVAEPREMAAAVLYLASDASSFVTGHTLVVDGGYTAW